From a region of the Neobacillus niacini genome:
- a CDS encoding tetraprenyl-beta-curcumene synthase family protein codes for MMPIRLMSKVYRRIIPAVHQELRFWRSRAEGIPNEELRTQALASIEHKTFHCEGGGILALTANDQYKQAVKFIVAYQTISDYLDNLCDRSTSLDPKDFEALHEAMQDALTLESEPKNYYRFREDQNDGGYLNDLAETCRSVLGELKHYHLIKEYLLELCEYYCDLQIHKHVIQEERVPRLEKWFEVHQNKLPEMEWYEFSACSGSTLGIFCLISYAMREDFQAEDADNIRKGYFPYIQGLHILLDYFIDQEEDREGGDLNFCFYYENQETLFKRLNHFVHEADRHTEFLPHKKFHQLINRGLLGIYLSDGKVRKQKKVRKLARGIIKTGGIVSYFFYINGLVYRSVQKWIPSFVTRLILK; via the coding sequence ATGATGCCAATTAGACTCATGTCGAAAGTATATCGTCGAATCATCCCAGCTGTTCATCAAGAGCTAAGGTTTTGGAGGTCCCGAGCAGAAGGTATTCCTAATGAGGAGCTTAGAACGCAGGCATTAGCGAGTATTGAACATAAAACCTTTCACTGTGAAGGTGGAGGGATTCTAGCGCTTACAGCGAATGATCAGTATAAACAGGCAGTAAAATTTATCGTTGCTTATCAAACCATTAGTGATTACTTAGATAACCTTTGCGACCGGAGTACTTCGCTTGACCCAAAGGACTTTGAAGCCCTACATGAAGCTATGCAGGATGCTCTTACACTTGAAAGTGAACCGAAAAATTATTACCGGTTTCGTGAGGATCAGAACGATGGTGGTTATTTAAATGATTTAGCAGAAACCTGCAGATCTGTTTTAGGAGAACTGAAGCATTATCATTTGATAAAAGAGTACCTGTTAGAGCTTTGCGAATATTACTGTGACTTGCAAATACACAAGCATGTAATTCAAGAAGAACGAGTACCTCGATTAGAAAAATGGTTTGAAGTCCATCAAAATAAACTTCCTGAAATGGAGTGGTACGAATTTTCTGCTTGCTCGGGTTCAACCTTGGGGATATTCTGTCTTATTTCATATGCAATGAGAGAAGATTTTCAGGCAGAGGATGCAGACAATATACGTAAAGGATATTTCCCCTACATACAAGGGCTTCATATACTGTTAGATTATTTCATTGACCAAGAAGAAGACCGTGAAGGCGGCGACCTGAATTTTTGTTTTTACTATGAGAATCAGGAAACACTGTTTAAACGTTTAAATCATTTTGTCCATGAAGCAGACAGACATACTGAATTTCTGCCCCATAAAAAGTTTCACCAGCTCATTAACCGCGGGCTGTTAGGAATTTATTTATCGGATGGAAAGGTTCGCAAACAGAAAAAGGTTCGAAAACTAGCTAGAGGCATCATAAAGACTGGTGGGATAGTCAGCTATTTCTTTTATATCAACGGACTGGTCTATCGTTCCGTTCAAAAATGGATACCTTCATTTGTAACAAGGCTAATCTTAAAATAA
- a CDS encoding class I SAM-dependent methyltransferase yields the protein MRLDRILPYAKKLLEKTITSGDVVVDATLGNGHDTVFMANLVGENGTVYGFDVQEDAIRTSIERLEQHGLADRVTIFHNGHEQISNLIPAEHHGKVKAAIFNLGYLPGSDKSVVTRPETTISAIEQLLKIMVPEGIIILVIYHGHTEGAIERDALLSYCQDIDQKSAHVLQYRFINQQNNPPFIVAIEKR from the coding sequence GTGAGGCTTGACCGGATACTCCCTTATGCAAAGAAATTACTTGAAAAGACTATAACTAGTGGTGATGTGGTAGTTGATGCAACGCTAGGAAATGGTCATGATACTGTTTTTATGGCTAACCTGGTAGGTGAAAATGGCACCGTTTATGGTTTTGATGTGCAAGAGGATGCCATTCGAACCAGTATAGAAAGATTGGAACAACATGGTTTAGCTGATCGCGTCACCATTTTCCATAACGGTCATGAACAGATTTCCAATCTTATACCCGCGGAACATCATGGTAAGGTAAAAGCTGCAATTTTTAACTTAGGCTATTTACCAGGCAGTGATAAATCAGTTGTAACTAGACCTGAAACTACCATTTCTGCGATTGAGCAATTGCTTAAAATTATGGTACCAGAAGGAATAATTATCCTTGTGATTTACCATGGTCATACTGAGGGAGCAATTGAACGGGACGCTTTATTGTCCTATTGTCAGGATATTGATCAGAAGAGTGCGCATGTCCTTCAATATCGCTTTATCAATCAACAAAATAATCCCCCATTTATTGTTGCAATTGAAAAAAGATAA
- a CDS encoding TIGR01212 family radical SAM protein (This family includes YhcC from E. coli K-12, an uncharacterized radical SAM protein.) gives MTQTNPFPYATDDKRYHTWNYHLRQQFGHKVFKVALDGGFDCPNRDGTVAHGGCTFCSAAGSGDFAGDRADDLETQFLEIKEKMHTKWKDGKYMAYFQAYTNTHAPVEVLREKFEKVLKQEGVVGLSIATRPDCLPDDVVEYLAELNQRTYLWVELGLQTVHERTALLINRAHDFQCYVEGVNKLRKHGIRICSHIINGLPLESYEMMMETAREVAKLDVQGIKIHLLHLLKGTPMVKQYEKGMLKFLAQEDYVNLVCDQLEILPPEMIVHRITGDGPIDLMVGPMWSVNKWEVLNAIDAELKRRDSYQGKYYQKSIVRN, from the coding sequence TTGACTCAGACCAACCCTTTTCCATATGCTACTGACGATAAACGTTACCATACATGGAACTATCACTTACGCCAGCAATTTGGCCATAAAGTTTTTAAGGTTGCTTTAGATGGCGGCTTTGATTGCCCAAACCGTGACGGTACGGTTGCACACGGCGGCTGTACTTTTTGCAGTGCTGCAGGATCAGGTGATTTTGCCGGTGACCGTGCGGATGATTTAGAGACCCAATTCCTTGAAATAAAGGAAAAAATGCATACCAAATGGAAAGATGGCAAATATATGGCCTACTTTCAAGCGTATACCAATACGCATGCACCGGTTGAAGTCCTTCGCGAAAAATTTGAAAAGGTTCTTAAACAGGAAGGAGTAGTTGGTTTATCGATTGCAACTCGTCCTGATTGCCTTCCAGATGATGTGGTTGAATATTTAGCTGAACTAAACCAAAGAACGTATCTATGGGTTGAGCTTGGCTTGCAAACGGTACATGAACGTACGGCATTATTAATCAATCGCGCCCATGATTTTCAATGTTATGTCGAAGGTGTTAATAAGCTGCGAAAACATGGCATCCGAATTTGTTCCCATATTATTAATGGATTGCCGCTTGAATCATATGAAATGATGATGGAAACAGCAAGAGAAGTGGCTAAGCTTGATGTCCAAGGAATAAAGATTCACTTGCTTCACTTACTAAAAGGCACTCCAATGGTGAAACAGTATGAAAAAGGCATGCTCAAATTTCTCGCTCAAGAGGATTATGTAAATTTAGTATGTGACCAATTAGAAATTTTACCGCCGGAAATGATTGTTCATCGGATTACTGGTGATGGACCGATTGATTTAATGGTGGGACCTATGTGGAGTGTAAACAAGTGGGAAGTATTAAATGCCATCGACGCTGAGTTAAAAAGAAGAGATAGCTATCAAGGGAAATATTATCAAAAGAGTATAGTGAGGAATTAA